In a genomic window of Poecilia reticulata strain Guanapo linkage group LG22, Guppy_female_1.0+MT, whole genome shotgun sequence:
- the wars1 gene encoding tryptophan--tRNA ligase, cytoplasmic: MTDCQGDVEGASTPMELYEKLSEQGEKVRSLKSAKADKTEVDAAVQLLLKLKMDYKQMTGQDYKAGCPPSENDAELNNGPAADGAGEDDTVDPWTVSTTNAKGVDYDKLIVRFGSSKIDQELVDRVEKVCGQKPHRFLRRGVFFSHRDMHQVLDAYEKHKSFYLYTGRGPSSEAMHVGHLIPFIFTKWLQDVFDIPLVIQLTDDEKYLWKDLTVEECHRFAIENAKDIIACGFDINKTFIFSDLDYMGSSPEFYRNVVKIQKHVTFNQVKGIFGFTDSDCIGKISFPAIQAAPSFSNSFPHVFGSRKDIQCLIPCAIDQDPYFRMTRDVAPRIGYPKPALLHSTFFPALQGAQTKMSASDANSSIFLTDTPKQIKNKINKHAFSGGKDTVEEHRKYGGNADVDVSFMYLTFFLEDDEQLEKIRQDYTSGALLTGELKKILIETLQPMIAQHQERRKQVTDELVKQFMTPRPLNFNL, translated from the exons acTGAGGTTGACGCTGCTGTCCAGCTGCTACTGAAGCTGAAAATGGACTACAAACAGATGACAGGTCAGGACTACAAAGCAGGATGTCCACCGTCAGAGAACGATGCTGAGCTGAACAACGGCCCGGCAGCAGATGGCGCCGGTGAGGACGACACGGTGGATCCATGGACCGTTTCAACCACCAACGCCAAGGGAGTCGATTACGACAAATTAATAG tGAGGTTTGGGAGCAGTAAGATCGACCAGGAGCTGGTGGATAGAGTAGAGAAGGTTTGTGGACAGAAGCCGCACCGCTTTCTACGAAGAGGAGTTTTCTTCTCACACAG AGATATGCATCAGGTACTGGATGCGTACGAGAAGCACAAGTCGTTCTACCTGTACACTGGCAGAGGGCCGTCCTCAGAGGCCATGCATGTTGGTCACCTCATCCCTTTTATCTTCACCAA ATGGCTCCAGGACGTGTTCGACATCCCGCTGGTGATCCAGCTGACGGATGACGAGAAGTACCTGTGGAAGGACCTGACTGTTGAAGAATGCCACCGCTTTGCCATAGAAAACGCCAAGGACATAATCGCCTGTGGCTTTGACATCAACAAGACCTTCATCTTCTCTGACCTCGACTACATGGg ttcCTCCCCTGAGTTCTACCGAAATGTGGTGAAGATCCAGAAGCATGTGACGTTTAACCAGGTTAAAGGCATCTTTGGCTTCACGGACAGCGATTGCATCG GAAAGATCAGCTTCCCGGCCATCCAGGCCGCGCCATCCTTCAGTAACTCCTTCCCTCATGTTTTCGGAAGCAGAAAAGACATACAGTGCCTCATCCCCTGTGCCATTGATCAG GACCCCTACTTCAGGATGACCCGCGATGTTGCTCCGAGGATCGGTTACCCGAAACCAGCCCTGCTGCACTCCACTTTCTTCCCCGCCCTGCAGGGGGCGCAGACGAAGATGAGCGCCAGCGACGCCAACTCCTCCATCTTCCTCACTGACACGCCGAAGCAGATCAAGAACAAG ATTAACAAACACGCGTTTTCTGGAGGGAAGGACACGGTGGAGGAACACAGGAAGTACGGCGGGAACGCAGACGTAGACGTCTCCTTCATGTATTTGACTTTCTTCCTTGAGGATGATGAGCAGCTGGAGAAAATCAGACAG GACTACACGAGCGGCGCTCTGCTAACGGGCGAACTGAAGAAGATCTTGATTGAGACTCTGCAGCCGATGATTGCGCAGCATCAAGAGAGACGCAAACAAGTCACAGATGAATTAGTGAAGCAGTTCATGACACCCAGACCTTTAAATTTTAACTTGTAG